A genomic stretch from Setaria viridis chromosome 1, Setaria_viridis_v4.0, whole genome shotgun sequence includes:
- the LOC117850587 gene encoding RHOMBOID-like protein 9, chloroplastic isoform X3, with product MEHTRVTPERLSLRSNSPKNHNSRHIGHFAKGGNFICHFLKPVSQPKAGQCVIVKVRNKDIDESCGSEFAQEDSEIISSPSQRKEGNQLRALESYFSKLNSTQQLCSFPQKNKQKNGPSSSNEVDAIIANVKNMIDSLQVQFDRGDTGTKSYRNTSIEDYKEYLIFDEKSFLDMHTDDQTSGFCLTNLLAGINIAVLLFEIASPVKNSENEYLSLPLLYGAKINNLILSGEWWRLLTPMCLHSGFLHVALGCWVLLTFGPRVCRAYGQMAFFLIYILGGICGNVTSFVHTTEITVCGTGPVFSLIGAWLVYQSQNKQVIDKDVSESMFSQAVIAAALSFLLSIFGGIDNWAHLVATISGLLFGYLTCPSIELHNAAKNGQKEAVALVRRQAHPCKSAAVFGISILAFAALAFAYGTQFNNMDLE from the exons ATGGAGCATACAAGAGTTACACCTGAGAGGTTGTCATTAAGATCTAATAGCCCCAAGAATCACAATTCCCGACATATTGGCCATTTTGCGAAGGGCGGCAATTTCATTTGTCATTTTTTGAAGCCAGTATCACAACCTAAGGCAGGGCAGTGTGTTATCGTCAAGGTGCGCAATAAAGATATTGATGAAAGTTGCGGCTCCGAATTTGCTCAGGAGGACAGTGAGATTATCTCTAGTCCATCACAAAGGAAAGAAGGAAATCAACTGAGGGCATTGGAGTCTTATTTTTCTAAACTCAATTCCACTCAGCAGCTATGCTCTTTTCCTCAGAAGAACAAGCAAAAAAATGGCCCATCATCCTCAAATGAAGTTGATGCAATCATTGCCAATGTGAAGAACATGATAGACTCGTTGCAGGTACAGTTTGACAGAGGAGATACAG GTACCAAGAGTTATCGCAATACTTCCATTGAAGATTACAAGGAGTACTTGATATTTGATGAAAAGAGTTTCCTGGACATGCATACAGATGATCAAACGTCCGGTTTCTGTTTGAC AAACTTATTGGCTGGTATTAATATTGCAGTTCTGTTATTCGAAATAGCAAGTCCAGTGAAAAATTCTGAAAATGAATATTTGTCTCTCCCTTTGTTGTATGGTGCCAAGATAAACAACTTAATACTTTCAGGGGAGTGGTGGAGACTACTAACACCTATGTGCCTG CACTCTGGTTTCCTACATGTAGCCCTTGGTTGTTGGGTGTTGCTTACGTTTGGACCTCGAGTATGCAGAGCATATGGGCAAATGGCTTTTTTTCTTATATACATACTTGGAGGAATCTGTGGTAATGTGACAAGTTTTGTTCACACTACAGAGATAACTGTTTGTGGCACA GGCCCAGTATTTTCTCTAATTGGAGCATGGCTGGTGTATCAGAGTCAAAACAAGCAAGTCATTGACAAGGATGTTTCAGAAAGTATGTTCTCGCAGGCCGTGATAGCTGCAGCTTTGAGCTTCTTACTGAGCATTTTTGGGGGAATTGATAACTG GGCGCATCTTGTGGCAACTATTTCTGGACTTCTCTTTGGTTATCTTACTTGCCCAAGTATTGAATTGCACAATGCTGCCAAGAATGGTCAAAAGGAGGCTGTGGCTCTTGTTAGGCGACAAGCCCATCCATGCAAATCCGCTGCAGTCTTTGGCATAAGCATACTAGCATTTGCCGCGCTCGCCTTCGCTTATGGGACACAATTCAATAATATGGATCTGGAATAG
- the LOC117850587 gene encoding RHOMBOID-like protein 9, chloroplastic isoform X1, with the protein MAGVVKWKPLSCEQMEHTRVTPERLSLRSNSPKNHNSRHIGHFAKGGNFICHFLKPVSQPKAGQCVIVKVRNKDIDESCGSEFAQEDSEIISSPSQRKEGNQLRALESYFSKLNSTQQLCSFPQKNKQKNGPSSSNEVDAIIANVKNMIDSLQVQFDRGDTGTKSYRNTSIEDYKEYLIFDEKSFLDMHTDDQTSGFCLTNLLAGINIAVLLFEIASPVKNSENEYLSLPLLYGAKINNLILSGEWWRLLTPMCLHSGFLHVALGCWVLLTFGPRVCRAYGQMAFFLIYILGGICGNVTSFVHTTEITVCGTGPVFSLIGAWLVYQSQNKQVIDKDVSESMFSQAVIAAALSFLLSIFGGIDNWAHLVATISGLLFGYLTCPSIELHNAAKNGQKEAVALVRRQAHPCKSAAVFGISILAFAALAFAYGTQFNNMDLE; encoded by the exons ATGGCTGGGGTGGTTAAATGGAAACCGTTATCTTGTGAACAGATGGAGCATACAAGAGTTACACCTGAGAGGTTGTCATTAAGATCTAATAGCCCCAAGAATCACAATTCCCGACATATTGGCCATTTTGCGAAGGGCGGCAATTTCATTTGTCATTTTTTGAAGCCAGTATCACAACCTAAGGCAGGGCAGTGTGTTATCGTCAAGGTGCGCAATAAAGATATTGATGAAAGTTGCGGCTCCGAATTTGCTCAGGAGGACAGTGAGATTATCTCTAGTCCATCACAAAGGAAAGAAGGAAATCAACTGAGGGCATTGGAGTCTTATTTTTCTAAACTCAATTCCACTCAGCAGCTATGCTCTTTTCCTCAGAAGAACAAGCAAAAAAATGGCCCATCATCCTCAAATGAAGTTGATGCAATCATTGCCAATGTGAAGAACATGATAGACTCGTTGCAGGTACAGTTTGACAGAGGAGATACAG GTACCAAGAGTTATCGCAATACTTCCATTGAAGATTACAAGGAGTACTTGATATTTGATGAAAAGAGTTTCCTGGACATGCATACAGATGATCAAACGTCCGGTTTCTGTTTGAC AAACTTATTGGCTGGTATTAATATTGCAGTTCTGTTATTCGAAATAGCAAGTCCAGTGAAAAATTCTGAAAATGAATATTTGTCTCTCCCTTTGTTGTATGGTGCCAAGATAAACAACTTAATACTTTCAGGGGAGTGGTGGAGACTACTAACACCTATGTGCCTG CACTCTGGTTTCCTACATGTAGCCCTTGGTTGTTGGGTGTTGCTTACGTTTGGACCTCGAGTATGCAGAGCATATGGGCAAATGGCTTTTTTTCTTATATACATACTTGGAGGAATCTGTGGTAATGTGACAAGTTTTGTTCACACTACAGAGATAACTGTTTGTGGCACA GGCCCAGTATTTTCTCTAATTGGAGCATGGCTGGTGTATCAGAGTCAAAACAAGCAAGTCATTGACAAGGATGTTTCAGAAAGTATGTTCTCGCAGGCCGTGATAGCTGCAGCTTTGAGCTTCTTACTGAGCATTTTTGGGGGAATTGATAACTG GGCGCATCTTGTGGCAACTATTTCTGGACTTCTCTTTGGTTATCTTACTTGCCCAAGTATTGAATTGCACAATGCTGCCAAGAATGGTCAAAAGGAGGCTGTGGCTCTTGTTAGGCGACAAGCCCATCCATGCAAATCCGCTGCAGTCTTTGGCATAAGCATACTAGCATTTGCCGCGCTCGCCTTCGCTTATGGGACACAATTCAATAATATGGATCTGGAATAG
- the LOC117850587 gene encoding RHOMBOID-like protein 9, chloroplastic isoform X2, whose protein sequence is MQMEHTRVTPERLSLRSNSPKNHNSRHIGHFAKGGNFICHFLKPVSQPKAGQCVIVKVRNKDIDESCGSEFAQEDSEIISSPSQRKEGNQLRALESYFSKLNSTQQLCSFPQKNKQKNGPSSSNEVDAIIANVKNMIDSLQVQFDRGDTGTKSYRNTSIEDYKEYLIFDEKSFLDMHTDDQTSGFCLTNLLAGINIAVLLFEIASPVKNSENEYLSLPLLYGAKINNLILSGEWWRLLTPMCLHSGFLHVALGCWVLLTFGPRVCRAYGQMAFFLIYILGGICGNVTSFVHTTEITVCGTGPVFSLIGAWLVYQSQNKQVIDKDVSESMFSQAVIAAALSFLLSIFGGIDNWAHLVATISGLLFGYLTCPSIELHNAAKNGQKEAVALVRRQAHPCKSAAVFGISILAFAALAFAYGTQFNNMDLE, encoded by the exons ATGCAG ATGGAGCATACAAGAGTTACACCTGAGAGGTTGTCATTAAGATCTAATAGCCCCAAGAATCACAATTCCCGACATATTGGCCATTTTGCGAAGGGCGGCAATTTCATTTGTCATTTTTTGAAGCCAGTATCACAACCTAAGGCAGGGCAGTGTGTTATCGTCAAGGTGCGCAATAAAGATATTGATGAAAGTTGCGGCTCCGAATTTGCTCAGGAGGACAGTGAGATTATCTCTAGTCCATCACAAAGGAAAGAAGGAAATCAACTGAGGGCATTGGAGTCTTATTTTTCTAAACTCAATTCCACTCAGCAGCTATGCTCTTTTCCTCAGAAGAACAAGCAAAAAAATGGCCCATCATCCTCAAATGAAGTTGATGCAATCATTGCCAATGTGAAGAACATGATAGACTCGTTGCAGGTACAGTTTGACAGAGGAGATACAG GTACCAAGAGTTATCGCAATACTTCCATTGAAGATTACAAGGAGTACTTGATATTTGATGAAAAGAGTTTCCTGGACATGCATACAGATGATCAAACGTCCGGTTTCTGTTTGAC AAACTTATTGGCTGGTATTAATATTGCAGTTCTGTTATTCGAAATAGCAAGTCCAGTGAAAAATTCTGAAAATGAATATTTGTCTCTCCCTTTGTTGTATGGTGCCAAGATAAACAACTTAATACTTTCAGGGGAGTGGTGGAGACTACTAACACCTATGTGCCTG CACTCTGGTTTCCTACATGTAGCCCTTGGTTGTTGGGTGTTGCTTACGTTTGGACCTCGAGTATGCAGAGCATATGGGCAAATGGCTTTTTTTCTTATATACATACTTGGAGGAATCTGTGGTAATGTGACAAGTTTTGTTCACACTACAGAGATAACTGTTTGTGGCACA GGCCCAGTATTTTCTCTAATTGGAGCATGGCTGGTGTATCAGAGTCAAAACAAGCAAGTCATTGACAAGGATGTTTCAGAAAGTATGTTCTCGCAGGCCGTGATAGCTGCAGCTTTGAGCTTCTTACTGAGCATTTTTGGGGGAATTGATAACTG GGCGCATCTTGTGGCAACTATTTCTGGACTTCTCTTTGGTTATCTTACTTGCCCAAGTATTGAATTGCACAATGCTGCCAAGAATGGTCAAAAGGAGGCTGTGGCTCTTGTTAGGCGACAAGCCCATCCATGCAAATCCGCTGCAGTCTTTGGCATAAGCATACTAGCATTTGCCGCGCTCGCCTTCGCTTATGGGACACAATTCAATAATATGGATCTGGAATAG